From the Desulfovibrio sp. JY genome, one window contains:
- a CDS encoding NADH-quinone oxidoreductase subunit N, protein MPAQLTGLFPDLIPHMALAAGGLATLGAAIFRRGAPKGLLPILAALFALVPGIWAFQSGPDASGMTRFYAGLLSAITLGTIGLLARYADERKFSGDALYGLTLWSALGMLLLAEATDWLMLLLGLELASLCLYALVAARLNDRLGAEAALKYFLPGAVALATLTFGISLIYAGSGTLDIADSLAAGGPIVTAGLALALVGIGFKLSLAPIHLWTPDTYQGAPAPVAAFLSTGSKAATAAALLHLCADASPDAMGVLSPALVAISGLSMAVGNIGALRQKSVKRLLAYSSIAQMGYIAMAALAVESGGGEAALFYLAAYALMDLGAFGAVGALSGDAADRDAITSYQGLGYDHPWLAGALAFCLLSLAGLPPTAGFIGKFLVFGAALRAGYTGLAVFGILMAVIGIFYALRLVATLYMRESVEAYPAVPAPAGPAAGLTLWAVAAGLLWLGVWPGPLMAAIAKLVGGQG, encoded by the coding sequence ATGCCCGCCCAACTCACCGGACTTTTTCCCGACCTGATTCCCCACATGGCCCTGGCCGCCGGGGGACTGGCCACCCTTGGCGCGGCCATTTTCCGCCGGGGCGCGCCCAAGGGACTGCTCCCGATCCTGGCCGCGCTCTTCGCCCTCGTGCCGGGCATCTGGGCCTTCCAGTCCGGCCCGGACGCCAGCGGCATGACGCGCTTTTACGCCGGGCTCCTAAGCGCCATCACCCTGGGCACGATCGGCCTGCTGGCCCGCTATGCCGACGAGCGCAAATTTTCCGGCGACGCCCTGTACGGCCTGACCTTGTGGTCGGCCCTCGGCATGCTGCTTTTGGCCGAGGCGACCGACTGGCTGATGCTCCTTTTGGGGCTCGAGCTGGCGTCCCTTTGCCTCTACGCCCTGGTGGCCGCGCGCCTAAACGACAGGCTCGGGGCCGAAGCGGCGCTCAAGTACTTCCTGCCCGGAGCCGTGGCCCTGGCCACCCTCACCTTCGGCATCAGCCTGATCTACGCCGGCAGCGGCACCCTCGACATCGCCGACTCCCTGGCCGCCGGCGGCCCCATCGTCACCGCCGGGCTGGCGCTGGCCCTGGTCGGCATCGGCTTCAAGCTTTCCCTTGCCCCGATCCATCTCTGGACGCCGGACACCTATCAAGGCGCGCCGGCCCCGGTAGCCGCCTTCCTCTCCACCGGCTCCAAGGCCGCCACGGCCGCCGCGCTGCTCCATCTGTGCGCCGACGCTTCGCCTGACGCCATGGGGGTCCTCTCTCCGGCCCTGGTCGCCATTTCGGGCCTCTCCATGGCCGTGGGCAATATCGGCGCGTTGCGGCAAAAAAGCGTCAAACGCCTGCTGGCCTATTCCTCCATCGCCCAGATGGGCTACATCGCCATGGCCGCCCTGGCCGTCGAGTCCGGCGGGGGCGAGGCCGCGCTTTTCTATCTGGCCGCCTATGCGCTCATGGACCTCGGCGCCTTCGGCGCGGTGGGGGCGCTTTCCGGCGACGCCGCCGACCGCGACGCCATCACCTCCTACCAGGGCCTCGGCTACGACCATCCCTGGCTGGCCGGCGCCCTCGCCTTCTGTCTGCTGTCCCTGGCCGGGCTGCCGCCAACGGCCGGGTTCATTGGCAAATTTCTGGTCTTCGGCGCGGCGCTTCGGGCCGGCTACACGGGGTTGGCCGTCTTCGGCATCCTCATGGCCGTCATCGGCATCTTTTACGCCCTGCGCCTCGTGGCCACCCTCTACATGCGCGAGAGCGTGGAAGCCTACCCGGCCGTTCCCGCCCCGGCCGGCCCGGCCGCCGGTCTCACCCTGTGGGCCGTGGCCGCCGGCCTGCTCTGGCTCGGCGTCTGGCCCGGGCCGCTCATGGCCGCCATCGCCAAACTGGTCGGGGGGCAAGGCTAG
- a CDS encoding NADH-quinone oxidoreductase subunit M, whose product MRDLPWLTLLIFWPLAAAVAMPLFRRSREACRSYALAAALIEAAMALLVILLFAVGRSSLPATEDVAWIPALGIRYTLTCDGLSLVFVALTAFIGVCCMLASRHDDMKRPALYYALILCSLATVQGVFLATDLFLFALFWEAQLIPVFFLIGIFGHGDRMRVAIKFFLFSAVGGLLMFLAVIALGIYAADGPTGPTFALYDLTRLHLPLATARWLFAAFVLSFAIKIPLVPVHMWLPDAHTEAPTAGSLILAGLLLKTGGYALIRFALPLFPEAAVAYAPVLTVLGLIGLFYASWVALAQEDVKRLVAYSSIGHMGLAVAAIVSGSRLALGGAVVMMVSHGLTSGGLFAQAGMIGERMGSRRFAVLGGIWNKAPRFGAAFLVCVLASAALPGLSGFVGEAMIVFGLFRVDVVTGAFAVLGMAATLIYLLRLARDTLFGPPRSDAPFADLSPRETALMAALVLAMLWIGLFPGPVLSIISAPLDIIAGQVWPAVATVTTGLGL is encoded by the coding sequence CTGCGGGACCTCCCCTGGCTAACCCTGCTCATTTTCTGGCCCCTGGCCGCGGCCGTGGCCATGCCGCTTTTCCGGCGCTCCCGGGAGGCCTGCCGCTCCTACGCCCTGGCCGCCGCCCTGATCGAAGCCGCGATGGCCTTGCTGGTGATCCTCCTTTTCGCCGTGGGCCGCTCCTCCCTGCCGGCCACCGAGGACGTCGCCTGGATACCGGCGCTCGGCATCCGCTATACGCTGACCTGCGACGGATTGAGCCTCGTCTTCGTGGCGCTGACCGCCTTTATCGGCGTGTGCTGCATGCTGGCCTCGCGTCATGACGATATGAAACGTCCGGCCCTTTATTACGCCCTGATCCTTTGTTCGCTGGCAACCGTCCAGGGCGTGTTCCTGGCCACGGACCTCTTTCTTTTCGCGCTCTTCTGGGAAGCCCAGCTCATCCCGGTCTTTTTCCTCATCGGCATCTTCGGCCATGGCGACCGCATGCGGGTGGCCATCAAATTCTTCCTGTTCTCGGCCGTGGGCGGCCTGCTCATGTTCCTGGCCGTCATCGCTCTCGGCATTTACGCCGCCGACGGCCCCACCGGCCCCACCTTCGCCCTCTACGACCTGACGCGGCTCCATTTGCCGCTTGCCACGGCGCGCTGGCTCTTCGCCGCCTTCGTGCTGTCGTTTGCCATAAAAATTCCCCTCGTGCCGGTGCACATGTGGCTGCCCGACGCCCACACCGAAGCCCCCACGGCCGGCAGCCTCATCCTGGCCGGGCTGCTGCTGAAAACCGGCGGCTACGCGCTCATTCGCTTCGCCCTGCCCCTTTTCCCGGAAGCGGCCGTGGCCTATGCCCCGGTCCTGACCGTGCTTGGCCTGATCGGACTCTTCTACGCCTCGTGGGTTGCCCTGGCCCAGGAGGACGTCAAACGGCTCGTCGCCTATTCGAGCATCGGACATATGGGCCTGGCCGTGGCCGCCATCGTCTCCGGCAGCCGGCTGGCCCTCGGCGGCGCGGTCGTCATGATGGTCAGCCACGGCCTGACCTCGGGCGGACTGTTCGCCCAGGCCGGCATGATCGGCGAACGCATGGGCAGCCGCCGCTTCGCGGTGCTGGGCGGCATCTGGAACAAGGCCCCCCGGTTCGGCGCGGCCTTTCTGGTGTGCGTGCTGGCCTCGGCCGCCTTGCCGGGGCTGTCCGGATTCGTGGGCGAGGCCATGATCGTCTTCGGGCTGTTCCGGGTCGATGTCGTCACGGGCGCTTTCGCCGTGCTCGGCATGGCCGCGACGCTCATCTACCTGCTGCGTCTGGCCCGGGACACGCTCTTCGGCCCGCCCCGCTCGGACGCCCCCTTTGCCGACCTGTCGCCCCGGGAAACCGCGCTCATGGCCGCCCTGGTCCTGGCCATGCTCTGGATCGGGCTTTTTCCCGGCCCCGTCCTGTCGATCATCAGCGCCCCCCTCGACATCATCGCCGGACAGGTCTGGCCAGCGGTGGCGACAGTGACAACCGGGCTTGGCCTGTAA
- a CDS encoding NADH-quinone oxidoreductase subunit L: MAELLALMLLFPLAGAVFQAGWGAKCGRRASNMAAAAAIAGALAMAVVAIWGLGVAPHRISYGSWFAFDGFSSAFSLLYDRVAGVMTVTVTFVALLIHLYSATYMREDKSFARYFCYLNLFVFFMLVIALADDLIFLFMGWEGVGFCSFALIGFWHEELPNVDAGRKAFIMTRIGDLGYVAALGLVIALFGHASLSDLAARAETLSPGMAAAIGFCFLFAALGKSAQLPLSAWLPDAMAGPTPVSALIHAATMVTAGVYLLMRLDPLLAFAPDVGAAAAFIGATTALYGAICALGQRDVKRILAYSTISQVGYMFLAAGCGDVAGAMFHLQSHAFFKSLLFMCSGVMIQAFHEEHDIFRMGARLRKKMPGLFVLFTCGAAALAALPPTSGYFSKGRTLADALAHPNDIFLLSFVLGTVAALLTAIYVFRMYFVAFFADPADPARLSDDPALFRMERPLWPLGVLALVYGFINLPEFFHIKPLLDSFLAGTVAPNPPEVENAEVVVMVLDAVIAIGGLFIAWAIYRPARRPKAAPDGCLTAGLGLDGFYRKWLAAPYVRAAAFLWRGVDEDMLNGTVLAATAGISGLSNGLRRLGGGRIAVSLVTVFALAAVILTWLAVGWTQG; this comes from the coding sequence ATGGCCGAACTCCTTGCGCTCATGCTCCTCTTTCCCCTGGCCGGGGCGGTGTTCCAGGCCGGCTGGGGAGCGAAATGCGGCCGTCGGGCCAGCAACATGGCCGCCGCGGCCGCCATCGCCGGAGCCCTGGCCATGGCCGTCGTCGCCATCTGGGGCCTTGGCGTCGCGCCGCACCGGATAAGCTACGGCTCCTGGTTCGCCTTCGACGGCTTTTCCTCGGCCTTTTCGCTCCTCTACGACCGCGTGGCCGGGGTCATGACCGTCACCGTCACCTTCGTGGCCCTGCTCATCCACCTCTACTCCGCCACCTACATGCGCGAGGACAAATCCTTTGCGCGCTATTTCTGCTACTTGAACCTCTTCGTCTTCTTCATGCTGGTCATAGCCCTGGCCGACGACCTGATCTTTCTTTTCATGGGCTGGGAAGGCGTGGGATTTTGCTCGTTCGCGCTCATCGGCTTCTGGCACGAGGAGCTGCCCAACGTGGACGCCGGGCGCAAGGCGTTCATCATGACCCGCATCGGCGACCTGGGCTACGTGGCGGCGCTCGGCCTCGTCATCGCGCTTTTCGGCCACGCCTCGCTTTCCGACCTCGCCGCCAGGGCCGAGACCCTTTCGCCGGGCATGGCCGCCGCCATCGGCTTTTGCTTCCTCTTTGCGGCGCTCGGGAAATCGGCCCAGCTGCCGCTTTCGGCCTGGTTGCCCGACGCCATGGCCGGCCCGACCCCGGTCTCGGCGCTGATTCACGCCGCGACAATGGTCACGGCCGGCGTGTACCTGCTCATGCGCCTGGACCCGCTGCTCGCCTTCGCCCCGGACGTCGGCGCGGCGGCAGCTTTCATCGGCGCGACCACGGCGCTTTACGGCGCGATCTGCGCCCTCGGGCAACGCGACGTCAAACGCATCCTGGCCTATTCGACCATAAGCCAGGTCGGGTACATGTTCCTGGCCGCCGGCTGCGGCGACGTGGCGGGCGCGATGTTTCACCTGCAAAGCCACGCCTTTTTCAAGTCCCTGCTCTTCATGTGCTCCGGCGTCATGATCCAGGCCTTTCACGAGGAGCACGACATCTTCCGCATGGGCGCGCGGCTGCGCAAAAAGATGCCCGGCCTGTTCGTTCTTTTCACCTGTGGCGCGGCCGCGTTGGCCGCCCTGCCGCCCACCTCCGGCTACTTCAGCAAGGGCCGGACCCTGGCCGACGCCCTGGCCCACCCCAATGACATTTTCCTGCTGTCCTTCGTGCTCGGGACCGTGGCCGCGCTTTTAACCGCCATCTACGTCTTCCGCATGTACTTCGTGGCCTTTTTCGCCGATCCGGCCGACCCGGCCCGCTTAAGCGACGATCCGGCCCTCTTCCGCATGGAGCGCCCGCTGTGGCCCCTGGGCGTCCTGGCCCTGGTGTACGGGTTCATCAACCTGCCGGAATTTTTCCACATAAAGCCACTTCTCGACAGCTTCCTGGCCGGGACCGTCGCCCCCAACCCGCCCGAAGTGGAAAACGCCGAGGTGGTGGTCATGGTCCTGGACGCGGTCATCGCCATCGGCGGCCTGTTTATCGCCTGGGCCATCTACCGGCCCGCGCGCCGGCCCAAGGCCGCGCCGGACGGGTGCCTCACGGCCGGACTCGGCCTGGACGGCTTTTACCGGAAATGGCTGGCCGCGCCGTATGTGCGGGCGGCGGCCTTCCTGTGGCGCGGCGTGGATGAGGATATGTTAAACGGCACGGTCCTGGCCGCCACAGCCGGCATCTCCGGCCTGTCGAACGGCCTGCGCCGGCTGGGAGGCGGGCGCATCGCCGTCTCCCTGGTCACCGTCTTCGCCCTGGCCGCCGTCATTTTGACCTGGCTCGCGGTGGGCTGGACACAAGGATAA
- the nuoK gene encoding NADH-quinone oxidoreductase subunit NuoK, translating into MNVPLSHVLAVASLLFAIGALCAVSRRSILMILVGVEFMLTAAGIAFVGASLAWGNLDGQAAVLIVMGLAAAEAGLGLALLVHGRRSGGTASIDDYNRLTGE; encoded by the coding sequence ATGAACGTGCCCTTGTCCCACGTCCTGGCCGTGGCCAGCCTGCTTTTCGCCATCGGGGCGCTTTGCGCCGTTTCCCGGCGTTCGATCCTCATGATCCTCGTCGGCGTGGAATTCATGCTCACCGCCGCCGGGATCGCCTTTGTCGGCGCGTCGCTGGCCTGGGGCAACCTGGACGGCCAGGCGGCGGTGCTGATCGTCATGGGGCTGGCCGCGGCCGAGGCCGGCCTCGGGCTGGCCCTGCTCGTCCACGGCCGGCGCTCGGGCGGGACCGCCTCCATCGACGACTACAACCGGCTTACGGGGGAATGA
- a CDS encoding NADH-quinone oxidoreductase subunit J encodes MTALGALFYLLSAVLLIAAGLAATRRNPVHAVCCAVVAFIATAGVFVVLGAPLPGVLEVVVYAGAIMVLFLFIIMLLGLPVGVGAVPAARLVVPGVIAAATLVALFALIGVDPVGRGLLPAAMASPAAVGTVLFGTYWLAVEAVSIILFAALAAVLLLGRAERDAGQQGGSAA; translated from the coding sequence ATGACCGCTCTTGGCGCACTTTTCTACCTTCTCTCCGCCGTGCTGCTCATCGCGGCGGGACTTGCCGCCACGCGGCGCAATCCCGTCCATGCCGTGTGCTGCGCCGTGGTGGCCTTTATCGCCACGGCCGGCGTGTTCGTGGTCCTCGGCGCGCCGCTGCCCGGCGTACTGGAGGTGGTGGTCTACGCCGGGGCCATCATGGTGCTCTTTCTTTTCATCATCATGCTGCTCGGGCTGCCGGTCGGCGTTGGCGCGGTGCCGGCGGCGCGGCTGGTCGTTCCGGGCGTCATCGCCGCCGCGACCCTTGTGGCGCTTTTCGCCCTGATCGGCGTCGATCCCGTGGGCCGGGGCCTGCTGCCGGCGGCCATGGCCAGCCCGGCGGCCGTGGGCACGGTGCTTTTCGGCACCTACTGGCTGGCGGTGGAGGCCGTTTCCATCATCCTTTTCGCCGCGCTGGCCGCCGTGCTGCTTTTGGGCCGGGCCGAACGCGACGCCGGGCAGCAGGGAGGCAGCGCCGCATGA
- the nuoI gene encoding NADH-quinone oxidoreductase subunit NuoI: MEDKNDKPGLLREVVDGATGIIGSYAATLTHLFRKPVTEQYPEYKRPMPARTRGRIILTRSPDGKERCVACYLCSGVCPVNCISMQSEEGPDSRRRAAWFRINFARCIYCGLCEEACPTLAIQLTPEFAFSKDSIEAFVYEKEDLLVDHGGKDPDYDFYAHAGVAAGRPKGEHIGEDEPVDVKSILP; this comes from the coding sequence ATGGAAGATAAAAACGACAAGCCGGGCCTGTTGCGCGAGGTCGTCGACGGCGCGACCGGGATCATCGGGTCCTACGCCGCGACGCTGACCCACCTTTTCCGCAAGCCCGTCACCGAGCAGTACCCGGAATACAAGCGGCCCATGCCGGCCCGCACGCGCGGCCGCATCATTCTCACCCGCTCCCCGGACGGCAAGGAACGCTGCGTGGCCTGCTACCTCTGTTCCGGCGTCTGTCCGGTCAACTGCATCTCCATGCAGTCCGAGGAGGGCCCGGACAGCCGGCGACGCGCGGCCTGGTTTCGCATCAACTTCGCCCGCTGCATTTACTGCGGCCTGTGCGAGGAGGCCTGCCCCACGCTCGCCATCCAACTCACGCCCGAATTCGCCTTTTCCAAGGATTCCATCGAGGCGTTCGTCTATGAAAAAGAGGACTTGCTGGTGGATCACGGCGGCAAGGACCCGGATTACGACTTCTACGCCCATGCCGGCGTGGCCGCCGGCAGGCCCAAAGGCGAACACATCGGCGAGGACGAACCCGTGGATGTCAAAAGCATTCTGCCGTAG
- the nuoH gene encoding NADH-quinone oxidoreductase subunit NuoH: protein MLSILVGVLVMLVKMGLVLAVVFGLAAYMILLERKLLGRMQVRYGPNRVGIFGLLQPIADGLKMLLKEDIIPDGVDRRIFLIAPAIVAGTALFAFAVVPFGPDFTVFGVTIRQVIADANVGLLVIFGLSSLAVYGVALGGWTSDNKYSLLGGLRGAAQMISYELALGLSLVPVVMLSHSLSLSDIVAAQARLPFALLQPVAFAIFIVSALAETNRIPFDLPEAENELQAGYHTEYSGMRFALFFVGEYVNMILLGSITAVFFLGGWHGPFLPPIVWFMLKVLAVPVFLIWTRASLPRLRYDQLMAVGWKFLVPLGLVNILVTGAILAAGM from the coding sequence ATGCTCAGTATCCTCGTCGGCGTCCTGGTCATGCTGGTCAAGATGGGCCTCGTTTTGGCCGTGGTCTTCGGGCTCGCCGCCTACATGATCCTGCTGGAACGAAAGCTCCTTGGCCGCATGCAGGTGCGCTACGGCCCCAACCGTGTCGGCATCTTCGGCCTGCTCCAGCCCATCGCCGACGGCCTCAAGATGCTGCTGAAGGAAGACATCATCCCCGACGGCGTGGACAGGCGCATCTTCCTCATTGCTCCGGCCATCGTCGCCGGCACCGCCCTTTTCGCCTTTGCCGTGGTGCCCTTCGGCCCGGATTTCACCGTGTTCGGCGTGACCATCCGGCAGGTGATCGCCGACGCCAACGTGGGGCTGCTCGTCATCTTCGGCCTGTCGTCGCTGGCCGTGTACGGCGTGGCCCTTGGCGGCTGGACCTCGGACAACAAGTACAGCCTTTTGGGCGGCCTTCGCGGCGCGGCCCAGATGATCAGCTACGAACTGGCGCTCGGCCTCTCCCTGGTCCCGGTGGTCATGCTCTCCCACTCCTTGAGCCTCTCCGACATCGTGGCCGCCCAGGCGCGGCTTCCCTTCGCCCTCCTCCAGCCCGTGGCCTTCGCCATCTTCATTGTCAGCGCCCTGGCCGAGACCAACCGTATCCCCTTCGACCTGCCCGAGGCCGAAAACGAGTTGCAAGCCGGCTACCACACCGAATATTCCGGCATGCGCTTCGCGCTTTTTTTCGTCGGCGAGTACGTCAACATGATTCTTTTGGGGTCCATCACCGCCGTCTTTTTCCTGGGCGGCTGGCATGGGCCCTTTTTGCCGCCGATCGTCTGGTTCATGCTCAAGGTCCTGGCCGTGCCGGTCTTTCTCATCTGGACCCGGGCCTCGCTGCCGCGCCTTCGCTACGACCAGCTCATGGCCGTGGGTTGGAAGTTCCTGGTGCCGCTCGGGCTGGTCAACATCCTCGTCACCGGCGCGATTTTAGCCGCCGGGATGTAA